The Rhodopirellula islandica genomic interval CAGCAGCAAGCAATCGTCTCGCGGACAATGGAACACGACGGTCTACCCCACCGCCATGGCGGCTCTGTCGGGCACCGCTCTGATCGGCAGCGGCAGCACCACGACCCAGGGCCCCTACGCTCGGCAAATCGCTCGGGCCTCGGATTTTTTGATCAGCAAGTCACGCAGCAATGGTCTGATCGGCGACCCGCAAACCGATTCTCGTTACACCTACGGGCACGGTTTTTCAATGCTGTTCCTGTCCCAGGTGCTGGGCGAAGAAGGGCTGCTGGATCGCCGCGAAGAGTTGGTGGACGTGTTGGCCAAAGCGGTCGAGTTCAGCGGCAATGCCCAGACGGAGGCCGGTGGTTGGGGATATGTCTCGGCCAAAGAAGGCAACGACTTCGACGAAGGCAGCACGACGATCACCCAGGTTCAAGGTTTGCGTGGTTGTCGCAACGCTGGGATTCCCGTCAGCGGCGAAGTGATCGACAAAGCCAAGGAATACATCTATCGCTGCAAAAATCCGGATGGTGGCATCAGTTACAGCAGCCGGCAAACGGGCAGCAGTCGGCCGGCGATCACCGCGGCGGCTCTCGCGGCGCTCTACAACGCCGGCGATTACGACGGCGAACATGTGCCGGAGATGTTGAAGTACAGCAAAGAAACGCTGCATGACATCAACAACGGGGCCCGCGCGTTCGGTCACTGGCACTACACGTATCTGTACTACAGCCAAGTCGTTTATCGGCAAGGCGATGAGTTGTGGTTGCCGTTCCGTGATCGATTGTACGATCGAATCGCGGCCGAACAAAAACCGGATGGATCGTGGGAAGGCCAGATTCACCCGGTCTACGTGACGGCTTGCAATCTGATCATGATGCAAATCGATCGCGGATTCCTGCCGATCTATCAACGCTGAGGCCGACGATGGATTTGGAATCGTTCAGTCAACGCGTGCTCGGAATCTTGGAGCGTCACTTCCCCACCGAAGGTTTTCAGTTGGGGGATGAGTTTGGCGTTTTGACATGCGGAGAGCTGCAATTCGGACTGTCGAACTTGTTGGCCCAGTCTCAGCAGGCCGGGTTCACCGATGAGGAATTGGAGGAAACCGTCCGTGTCACCTTCTCGCGAATGTTGGAGATGGTGCGGACTGCCGACAAGGTGTTGCCCGAAACATGGGAAGAAGCCAAGCCCCGATTGCGAGTCCAGTTGTGCCGCAGCGACATCGACGCACTCCGCAAAGCGATCACCTTTCCGTTTGCCAGTGACGTGACCAGCAGCGTGGTCGTCGATTCGCCTCACGGGTACGCCTACATTCGGCCCGAAGACGCGGAACGCTGGGGGCAGTCGGTTGTTGATTTGATCGAGGTCGCGAAACAGAATTTGCTGGCGGATTCGCTGGCTTGCCCGATGGGCGTTGTCGAAGGGCCCCCTAAATTCATTGCGATCCAGTCCGGCGACGGTTACGACGCCGCCAGGGTTCTGTTGCCACAAATTCGCGAACGTTTGATCCAGGAATTGAGCGAGGAATCAGACGATTTGGAGCTGGAACCGGCTGCGATAGTCGGTGTGCCCAACCGGGATTTCTTGATCGCGTGGTCGGCTCAGTTGCCAGCCGATCTGCAGCAACAATTGGCACAGACCGTGGCGGATGATTCCCAGCGGCAATCGCACCCGTTGTCGGAGCAAACGTTTCGCATCACCGCCGAATCCATCTGGCCGATTCGCAATTAAAAACCTGTTGGTCGCCGGATTCGCCAGAATTCGGTTTCGCGGCGATTTCTGAACTCGGGAGAGTCCTGCAACGCAATCAGTTGGAAAGCTTTTCCATGATCTGGTCGGCCGAGCGTCGGAGCAGGACGTCGTCGTCGAGCGAGCCGTCGATCTTGCGAATCGCGTGCAAAACGGTCGAGTGATCCCGACCGCCGAAGGCATCGCCGATCTGAGTCAGGCTGTCCTCGGTCATCCGGCGTGCCAGCCACATTGCCAGCGAACGGGCTCGGACGATGTTTTGGCGTCGGGAACCGCTTCGCATGTCAGCCGATTTAACACCCAGCTGACGGGCCACGGCGGTGGTGATCGCTTTGATGGAAATGGACTGGGTGCCGCCGGCGGCTTCAATCGCCGACTGGACCGCTTCGGCGCAGATTGGTTGCTCATGCATCCGGCACCACAGTGCGATTTGCTTGATCGCGGATTCAAACGCTCGCACAGTCGATTCCGCTGGCAAGCCCGCGTCCAGCAGCGACAACGCCTCGGATTCGATCTCGGGCAGATGAGCCAGCATCAATTCCCGCAGGATGGTCCGCCGCGTGTCGCCGGCGGGTGGATGCAGCGTCACCGTCAATCCGGGCAGCGTGCGGCTGACCAAGGCGGGCCGCAGCCCGCGAACTTCCGATGGCAACCTTCGGCAGGTGACAATCGTCAGGCGGCCTTCCGCGTCGCGAGCTTCCAAGCGTTGGGCCAGTTCTTCTTGCGCTGGTGCCTTGTCCGCGATCAGGTGCAAATCATCCAGCACCAGGATCGGAACCGTGTCCAGTTTTTCGCGAAAACGTGGCATGTCCTTGGAATCGATCGAAGAGGCAAATTCGCGGGCGAAGTCGATCGCGGGTTGGTACAGAACGCGGCTGGAAAGGACTCGCGAGGTCACGCCAGTCGGTCCTCCTTGGGCGGTGTCTTTGTCCAACTCCATCGCTTCCCAAACGTTGCTGATGCTCATCCGTTTGGACAAGTGCAGCGCCAGTGCGGTTTTGCCGGTGCCGGGTTGGCCGACCAGCAGCATGGGGCGGGAGATTTCGAGCAGCGTCTCGATCGGGTTTTCACAAACGTAGCCCGCCAACCGATTTTCATCGCCGCAATAAAACAGCGGGATGATCGGACGGACGATTTCACTGTCGCGACGGCGTCGACGAAGCGACGGGCGTTCCAGCGCGAAGGAATTGACGTTGGGAGGCGAAGCGACCACGGCGAACAGCTGTGAACGGGTGAAGCACGAAAGTTCGTGCCGCGTGACGGGAAAATCGCGACGGGCAAAACAGGCGTGGGGATGGTCAAACGGAACCAATCAGGCGCAATTCGTCTGGTCGGAACCTCTGACTCAGTTCCACTCTAAATGGAACAACCGCTCACCGCTATCCATTTTCCACCGAGTTATCCACAGTTGGAAAACCTTCTGCCTTCGAAAATTGTCGCGAAATCAGCTCGATCGCTCGGTCAATTTCGGCCTTGGTGGAAAACCGCGAAAGGCTAAAGCGGAGAGCGGAATCCACCAACGACTTGGAAGCGCCCATCGCCTGCAGCACGTGGCTGGGGGGACTGCTGCCGCTGCTGCACGCCGATCCACTGCTGCACGCCACCCCGGCCATGTCCAACGACATCAGCAGGCTCTGGCGGTCGGCCCCGGGCAGCGACAGGCAGGTGGTCGATGGCAGGCGTGGG includes:
- a CDS encoding prenyltransferase/squalene oxidase repeat-containing protein; translation: MGHNGNMHTKHRGETLLSNTIDRRRFLRAGLAGGAAIAAGAASARPAHAAGRAKWEEAIQRGLEWLSSKQSSRGQWNTTVYPTAMAALSGTALIGSGSTTTQGPYARQIARASDFLISKSRSNGLIGDPQTDSRYTYGHGFSMLFLSQVLGEEGLLDRREELVDVLAKAVEFSGNAQTEAGGWGYVSAKEGNDFDEGSTTITQVQGLRGCRNAGIPVSGEVIDKAKEYIYRCKNPDGGISYSSRQTGSSRPAITAAALAALYNAGDYDGEHVPEMLKYSKETLHDINNGARAFGHWHYTYLYYSQVVYRQGDELWLPFRDRLYDRIAAEQKPDGSWEGQIHPVYVTACNLIMMQIDRGFLPIYQR
- a CDS encoding helix-turn-helix domain-containing protein, which codes for MVASPPNVNSFALERPSLRRRRRDSEIVRPIIPLFYCGDENRLAGYVCENPIETLLEISRPMLLVGQPGTGKTALALHLSKRMSISNVWEAMELDKDTAQGGPTGVTSRVLSSRVLYQPAIDFAREFASSIDSKDMPRFREKLDTVPILVLDDLHLIADKAPAQEELAQRLEARDAEGRLTIVTCRRLPSEVRGLRPALVSRTLPGLTVTLHPPAGDTRRTILRELMLAHLPEIESEALSLLDAGLPAESTVRAFESAIKQIALWCRMHEQPICAEAVQSAIEAAGGTQSISIKAITTAVARQLGVKSADMRSGSRRQNIVRARSLAMWLARRMTEDSLTQIGDAFGGRDHSTVLHAIRKIDGSLDDDVLLRRSADQIMEKLSN